The proteins below come from a single Eubacterium limosum genomic window:
- a CDS encoding TIGR03915 family putative DNA repair protein, producing MSDTMKQVYLYDGTFEGFLCCVFESYMKKETPADIVPNTFEQFFLYPVKEIETNRGHADRVFRSFDIKMSPEVTDFIKCGFLTCHPKKEMLMYRFIRKGYRLGGGIIDCLADPDVHELYKAVKHLKNEAHLLRGFIRFGEYNKTLVSVIEPKNWVLPLLAEHFSDRYNGETFMIYDEVHHSALIYHPYEWMLVPVENFTLPEADAEELLFQQLWQRFYKTIGIKQRFNPKCQITHMPKRYWSHTVEHQPERLAASEEKRRLSRT from the coding sequence ATGTCTGACACAATGAAACAGGTTTATCTCTATGATGGCACCTTTGAAGGCTTTCTGTGCTGTGTTTTTGAAAGTTATATGAAAAAAGAAACCCCTGCCGATATTGTGCCGAACACCTTTGAGCAGTTTTTTCTTTATCCTGTTAAGGAAATTGAAACAAACCGCGGACACGCCGACAGGGTTTTCCGTTCGTTTGATATTAAAATGTCCCCAGAAGTGACTGATTTTATAAAGTGCGGATTTTTAACCTGTCACCCTAAAAAGGAAATGCTGATGTATCGTTTTATCCGCAAGGGCTATCGTTTGGGCGGCGGCATCATTGACTGTCTGGCTGACCCGGATGTCCATGAGCTTTATAAAGCGGTAAAACACCTTAAAAACGAAGCGCATCTCCTTCGCGGTTTTATCCGCTTTGGTGAATATAATAAAACCCTTGTCTCGGTGATCGAACCTAAAAATTGGGTGCTCCCCCTTTTAGCAGAGCATTTCAGCGATCGTTATAACGGAGAAACGTTCATGATCTATGACGAGGTCCACCACTCAGCCCTTATTTATCACCCCTATGAGTGGATGCTCGTGCCAGTTGAAAATTTCACACTGCCGGAGGCAGATGCAGAGGAGCTTCTTTTCCAGCAGCTGTGGCAGCGTTTTTATAAAACGATCGGCATTAAACAGCGTTTTAATCCCAAATGCCAGATAACACATATGCCGAAACGCTATTGGTCCCACACTGTTGAGCACCAGCCTGAGAGACTTGCCGCATCTGAGGAGAAAAGGCGCTTGAGCAGAACCTAA
- a CDS encoding GTP pyrophosphokinase: protein MLNTKITDKTPMVDILKKVEAEVFVGNDTTDPYEVAQALIKELYDLENTFTAAIKEVRTKLEILNDEFQSTHERNPIHTIQSRVKSPKSIVEKLDRKGFDLSVQSARENLDDIAGIRIICPYIEDIYAVKNLLKAQDDIELVRVTDYIKKPKPNGYRSLHLILKVPVFFSDHKEMVKVEVQIRTIAMDFWASLEHQLRYKAVDSANIPESVARELKECADTIAETDVRMQDIHNQVIR from the coding sequence ATGCTAAATACAAAAATAACCGATAAGACACCCATGGTGGATATACTAAAAAAGGTTGAGGCGGAGGTATTTGTTGGAAACGATACCACAGACCCTTACGAGGTGGCGCAGGCTTTAATCAAGGAATTATATGATTTGGAAAATACATTCACAGCAGCGATTAAGGAGGTTCGTACGAAGCTTGAGATTCTGAATGACGAGTTTCAGTCTACCCATGAGCGCAACCCAATCCACACCATCCAGTCCAGAGTAAAATCGCCCAAGAGCATTGTTGAAAAACTGGACCGCAAGGGCTTTGACCTGAGCGTCCAGTCCGCCCGGGAAAATCTGGATGATATCGCAGGGATTCGTATCATCTGCCCGTATATTGAAGATATTTACGCTGTTAAAAATCTTTTGAAGGCGCAGGACGATATTGAGCTTGTCCGTGTTACAGATTATATAAAAAAACCAAAGCCCAATGGTTACCGAAGCCTGCATTTGATTTTAAAGGTGCCGGTGTTTTTTTCAGACCATAAGGAAATGGTCAAGGTAGAAGTGCAGATCCGGACCATCGCCATGGATTTCTGGGCCAGCCTGGAACATCAGCTTCGGTATAAGGCAGTGGACTCGGCCAATATTCCGGAGTCTGTGGCCCGTGAGCTGAAGGAGTGCGCAGACACCATTGCAGAAACCGATGTGAGAATGCAGGATATCCATAATCAGGTGATCCGATAA
- a CDS encoding pentapeptide repeat-containing protein, with translation MRLQPPAFPDPLKPYNDLLTIIYECIDAEEDVESFEFSDTGLEAFHHSKLEFHHCQFKNCQFLSSGLTHTFFADVIFTGCDLSNLDLSDSTFHRVVFKNCKLLGTDFNACILEECHFSECLGNFMNFSTSKTKHVLFENCPLQNISFQDCKLRTTQFQQCDLSEADFLHTPLKSIDFTSNTLSRITVSGSQELRGAVVNIFQAAELSKLLGVVIKE, from the coding sequence ATGCGCTTACAACCACCGGCTTTTCCCGACCCACTAAAGCCTTATAATGACCTGCTCACTATTATTTATGAATGTATTGATGCGGAAGAAGATGTTGAAAGTTTTGAATTCAGCGATACTGGTCTTGAAGCTTTTCACCATTCAAAGCTTGAATTTCATCACTGCCAGTTTAAAAACTGCCAGTTTCTATCCTCTGGCCTGACTCATACTTTTTTTGCTGATGTTATTTTTACGGGCTGTGATCTATCGAACCTTGACCTCAGTGATTCCACCTTTCACCGCGTTGTTTTCAAAAACTGCAAACTCCTTGGCACAGATTTTAACGCCTGCATTTTGGAAGAATGCCACTTTTCAGAATGCCTTGGTAATTTCATGAACTTTTCCACCAGCAAAACCAAGCATGTCCTTTTTGAAAACTGTCCCCTCCAAAATATCAGCTTTCAGGACTGTAAATTGAGAACCACCCAGTTTCAGCAATGCGACCTCTCCGAGGCCGATTTTCTTCACACCCCTTTAAAGAGTATAGATTTCACGAGCAATACGCTGAGCCGGATCACGGTTTCAGGCAGCCAGGAGTTGCGCGGCGCTGTTGTAAATATTTTTCAGGCTGCTGAGCTTTCAAAGCTTTTAGGCGTTGTCATTAAAGAATAA
- a CDS encoding 2-hydroxyacid dehydrogenase, which produces MKIVIMEPLGITEDALQTLSMLLRADGHEFIAYENRETDTEKLIERVKDADVVVLANQPFGKEVIDACKNLKLVDIAFTGVDHVDVAACKERGIILCNAAGYSTNAVAELAFGLMIDVYRYIVTCDHETRNGGTIGGLIGHELCGKKLGIVGTGAIGLKVAEIGKAFGCELLAYSRTVRSEGLEMGIKYMDLEELLKQSDIVTLHIPVSPETQGLISRDMLTLMKPEAIIINTSRGGVIDNEALADALKEGKVAGAGIDVYEEDPPLPKDYPLLSAPNTVLTPHVAYATKESLYKRAVIVFDNIRCWLEGNPQNRV; this is translated from the coding sequence ATGAAGATTGTAATAATGGAACCCCTCGGCATTACAGAGGATGCACTGCAGACACTGAGCATGCTGCTCCGTGCGGACGGGCACGAGTTTATTGCTTATGAAAACCGGGAAACCGACACAGAAAAGCTGATTGAGCGGGTAAAGGACGCCGATGTTGTCGTACTGGCCAACCAGCCCTTTGGAAAAGAGGTTATTGACGCCTGTAAAAATCTGAAGCTGGTGGATATTGCCTTTACAGGGGTTGACCATGTAGATGTTGCCGCCTGTAAGGAAAGGGGCATTATCCTGTGCAATGCGGCGGGCTATTCGACCAATGCGGTGGCCGAGCTGGCTTTTGGCCTTATGATTGATGTCTACCGCTATATTGTGACCTGTGATCACGAAACCCGTAATGGCGGGACCATCGGAGGCTTGATCGGCCATGAGCTCTGTGGCAAAAAACTGGGAATCGTAGGAACTGGTGCCATTGGCTTGAAGGTGGCAGAAATTGGAAAAGCTTTTGGATGTGAGCTTTTAGCCTACAGCCGGACCGTTCGCTCAGAGGGTCTGGAAATGGGTATCAAGTATATGGATTTAGAGGAGCTCCTCAAGCAGAGCGATATTGTAACGCTTCATATTCCTGTAAGTCCAGAAACACAGGGACTGATCAGCCGGGATATGCTGACGCTTATGAAACCCGAAGCCATTATAATCAATACGTCGAGAGGCGGCGTTATTGACAATGAGGCTTTGGCAGACGCGCTAAAAGAGGGAAAGGTGGCCGGCGCAGGTATTGATGTTTACGAGGAAGATCCGCCGCTTCCAAAGGACTACCCGCTTTTAAGCGCACCGAACACGGTTCTCACACCACACGTGGCATACGCCACAAAAGAATCCCTCTATAAACGAGCAGTCATTGTATTTGATAATATTCGCTGCTGGCTTGAGGGTAATCCACAGAATAGGGTATAG
- a CDS encoding deoxycytidylate deaminase — protein MCFDTVCIVSPDNKILTMGYNGMPTGCHDDDMPWEREGDPLETKYLYVCHAEFNAILNNGGRSLKGATLYATLFPCNECAKAIIQSGIQKVIYMEDKYADTDAVVASKRMFDMVGITYEAYEVKHKKIVIEL, from the coding sequence CTGTGTTTTGACACAGTCTGTATTGTAAGCCCAGACAATAAAATTTTAACCATGGGCTATAATGGTATGCCCACAGGCTGTCATGATGACGATATGCCCTGGGAACGGGAGGGTGATCCCCTTGAAACAAAGTATCTTTACGTCTGTCATGCCGAATTTAATGCTATTTTAAACAACGGCGGCCGTTCCCTGAAGGGGGCGACCCTTTATGCGACTCTTTTTCCCTGTAACGAATGCGCCAAAGCGATCATTCAGTCAGGAATCCAAAAGGTTATTTATATGGAGGATAAATACGCGGATACGGATGCGGTCGTCGCCTCTAAAAGAATGTTTGATATGGTTGGGATCACCTATGAAGCTTACGAGGTTAAGCATAAAAAAATTGTCATTGAGCTGTAA
- a CDS encoding RecX family transcriptional regulator — MSDPKTVQKAYDQSLNYISFKNRTEKEMVDYLEKKEYSERVIAEVMAKLVQYAFINDTAYVRNYCYNNIHFNFWGRVKMRYDLKKRGIPQELIASLDELYTPEQERICCEKQFEKAARQYSRESYRKRKGKIYTFLQRKGFPGEVIREVIEANLPEDETENLTEEEAEALLEKQMTELRRFYEKYRRMQENKGYTGRELKQRVTRNLMSRGYSYDQIRIMTEEDE; from the coding sequence ATGAGCGATCCTAAAACAGTTCAGAAAGCTTATGATCAGAGTCTGAATTACATTTCCTTTAAAAATCGGACTGAAAAGGAAATGGTCGACTATCTGGAAAAAAAAGAGTACAGTGAGCGCGTAATTGCAGAGGTTATGGCAAAGCTTGTGCAATATGCCTTTATAAACGACACCGCTTATGTAAGGAATTATTGCTATAACAATATCCATTTCAATTTCTGGGGAAGGGTTAAAATGCGCTATGACCTTAAAAAACGGGGGATTCCTCAGGAACTGATTGCCAGCTTGGACGAACTTTATACGCCGGAGCAGGAACGGATATGCTGCGAGAAACAGTTTGAAAAAGCGGCCCGCCAGTACAGCCGGGAAAGTTACCGGAAACGTAAAGGTAAAATTTATACTTTTTTGCAGAGAAAGGGATTTCCAGGTGAGGTCATCCGCGAGGTGATCGAGGCTAACCTGCCTGAGGATGAAACAGAAAATCTGACCGAGGAAGAGGCTGAGGCGCTTCTCGAAAAACAGATGACTGAGCTCAGACGTTTTTATGAAAAATACCGTAGGATGCAGGAAAACAAAGGTTACACCGGCCGAGAGCTGAAGCAGCGTGTTACCCGAAATCTGATGAGCAGGGGCTACAGTTATGATCAAATACGAATAATGACTGAAGAAGACGAATAA
- a CDS encoding FMN-dependent NADH-azoreductase — translation MEKILVITASPLAEDSVSCRLADIFMKNYQEAHPEDQLKRIDLSRLELPEIDEELIAYFNGQSDGDNGVYTEIDDLCEEFMMADRTVFALPHWNLIVPPKMVSYSLAVMRAGKSFRYTEKGPVGMLDNKKALILLASGGTCNTDNPIMHCYGVDWLKGILGLCGIEDVSVLYAQGMEERPDKTQEIVNNACLEVEAFSKEW, via the coding sequence ATGGAAAAAATATTAGTTATAACAGCCAGTCCCCTGGCTGAGGATTCAGTCAGCTGTAGACTGGCAGATATTTTTATGAAAAACTATCAGGAAGCGCATCCGGAGGATCAGCTTAAGCGTATTGATCTCAGCCGTCTGGAGCTTCCGGAGATTGACGAAGAGCTGATTGCCTATTTTAACGGGCAGTCTGACGGAGATAATGGCGTGTACACAGAAATCGACGACCTTTGTGAAGAATTTATGATGGCGGACAGAACTGTTTTTGCTCTGCCGCATTGGAACCTGATCGTTCCGCCGAAGATGGTCAGCTACTCACTGGCGGTCATGCGTGCGGGCAAAAGCTTTCGTTATACGGAAAAAGGGCCAGTCGGCATGCTGGATAATAAAAAAGCTCTGATTCTGCTGGCCAGCGGCGGTACCTGCAACACCGATAATCCCATTATGCACTGTTATGGTGTGGACTGGCTTAAGGGAATCCTTGGCCTGTGTGGGATTGAGGATGTCTCTGTGCTTTACGCTCAGGGCATGGAGGAACGTCCGGATAAAACACAGGAGATCGTGAATAATGCCTGTTTAGAGGTTGAAGCCTTCTCAAAAGAATGGTAG
- a CDS encoding DUF6323 family protein → MKNFQIALLNSGTLDIAEKENAILSTNDDAAKYGLSLTPDEAHELIMRNISELKSHGRVEIGQGILPKITRAVCHSQSLWPENYAQTLEELIEAFYIIKEDTLDRIRDDCIIEHLADALDRGLTNAEDILMDRQINALCRSKLHKQEI, encoded by the coding sequence ATGAAGAATTTTCAGATTGCACTGCTGAATTCTGGTACTCTGGACATTGCTGAAAAAGAAAATGCTATTCTCAGTACCAATGATGATGCCGCTAAATACGGCCTTTCCCTCACTCCCGACGAAGCCCATGAGCTGATAATGCGCAATATCAGCGAGCTTAAAAGCCATGGACGTGTAGAAATTGGCCAGGGTATACTGCCAAAAATTACTCGCGCAGTCTGCCATTCTCAAAGTCTCTGGCCAGAAAACTATGCTCAAACTCTGGAAGAACTGATCGAAGCCTTCTATATTATTAAAGAAGATACTCTGGATCGTATCCGCGACGACTGCATCATCGAGCATCTGGCCGATGCTTTGGACCGCGGATTGACAAATGCCGAAGATATCCTGATGGATCGACAAATTAACGCACTTTGCAGAAGCAAATTACACAAACAGGAGATTTAA
- a CDS encoding DUF6179 domain-containing protein, translated as MKQMEPINTLKIKNLDPAEYTKTLLYEGVRIGMINKNNLETFQKHLSALLTRQISHYTQGGSSVKTEIAGVLTDGIFYCIDTILSQYENPEDAIEKLQTSTLPSLFTEGLTQIKQEINQTKLLYTRLKGNRLKVDVYAYNTTIDDIPLFFKEYNPEFKATETPGMLEYLPCYYQKNLSGIHYMKDIINNLYLENHFCNQFDYNEINTLLNQFAANIGYPSRDLTENIFGLVLNNAVARKLLDDDNASILLTEQEALSLSERFEGQPRKKCKEAVSQAISAIIVEKGLRWPSLKTYLGKSQDKTVAGLYRAVKQETICSFLAVR; from the coding sequence ATGAAACAAATGGAGCCCATTAACACACTAAAAATCAAAAATTTAGACCCTGCCGAGTACACAAAAACACTGTTATACGAGGGTGTGCGCATTGGAATGATTAACAAAAACAACCTTGAAACCTTTCAAAAGCACCTCAGCGCACTGCTTACCCGCCAGATCAGCCATTACACCCAGGGAGGGAGCTCTGTCAAAACAGAAATCGCCGGTGTCCTGACTGATGGCATTTTTTATTGCATCGACACCATCTTATCCCAGTATGAAAATCCCGAAGACGCCATCGAAAAACTTCAAACCTCAACCCTTCCAAGTCTTTTTACCGAGGGGCTGACCCAGATCAAACAGGAAATCAACCAGACGAAGCTGCTCTACACAAGGCTGAAGGGGAACCGATTGAAAGTAGATGTTTATGCCTACAACACCACCATTGATGACATACCTTTATTTTTTAAAGAGTATAACCCCGAATTCAAGGCAACTGAAACTCCCGGCATGCTGGAATATCTTCCCTGCTACTATCAGAAAAATCTTTCCGGTATCCATTATATGAAAGATATTATCAATAACCTCTATCTTGAAAATCACTTTTGTAATCAGTTTGACTATAATGAAATCAATACACTTTTGAACCAGTTTGCCGCCAATATCGGATATCCCAGCAGAGACCTTACAGAAAATATTTTTGGTCTGGTGCTCAATAATGCCGTAGCCCGTAAGCTCCTGGATGATGATAATGCCTCAATCCTTCTGACAGAACAGGAAGCCTTGTCGCTGTCTGAACGATTTGAAGGACAGCCTCGAAAAAAATGCAAAGAAGCTGTCAGCCAGGCAATCTCTGCCATCATCGTTGAAAAAGGACTGCGCTGGCCTTCACTTAAAACCTATTTAGGCAAATCTCAGGATAAAACCGTTGCTGGATTATACCGAGCAGTCAAACAGGAGACCATCTGCTCTTTTCTGGCTGTCCGTTAG
- a CDS encoding ATP-binding protein: MTTESSDNINRVIATDIFNTLSFYRPVLEHPILKDFLVLSKAYESGLRGAEYRREYLDTYYHLKSLMLGYSFNKSEDTNYAKTPWKDFLITQIVGNENPLTLLFERGSVTKQHPFAKSMYHEFEIFMKLYHFDWDTFLKETNLDDTNIFSAHIFFPVPPCDEIDLAFSTEDIDKAFTATNEYINHHGLGIFEINVSFKIVEGGRLSPITNQKYKPMDSLVGYDMQKKELIANTASFINNYTGLNVLLQGDMGTGKSTMVKALLDTFKDTKLKMVEIKKDQLEYIPSVIEYVKKRPYPFILFIDDLSFDEDDADYKIFKNVMEGSLEENPQNVLIYATSNKRHLVTETMSERDNAVHTKDVMEEKLSLSSRFGLVLTFEVPNQKGYLSMVLELAKEAGIDMPTARIESLAIQWELRHLNRSGRTAEQFIDYLKINPFTED, encoded by the coding sequence ATGACAACTGAAAGCTCTGATAATATAAATCGTGTGATTGCGACAGATATCTTTAACACGCTTTCCTTTTACCGTCCCGTTCTGGAGCACCCGATCCTCAAGGATTTCCTGGTTCTTTCAAAAGCCTATGAATCCGGCTTAAGGGGTGCCGAATATCGGAGGGAATATCTGGATACCTATTATCATTTAAAATCTCTGATGCTGGGCTACTCTTTTAATAAAAGCGAGGATACCAATTACGCCAAAACTCCCTGGAAAGATTTTCTGATCACCCAGATCGTTGGGAATGAGAACCCCCTAACGCTATTGTTCGAAAGAGGGTCGGTCACCAAGCAGCACCCTTTTGCCAAAAGCATGTACCATGAATTTGAAATTTTCATGAAGCTCTATCACTTTGACTGGGATACCTTTTTAAAGGAAACAAATCTTGATGACACCAATATCTTTTCTGCCCATATCTTTTTCCCGGTTCCGCCCTGTGATGAAATCGACCTGGCCTTTTCAACCGAGGACATCGACAAAGCTTTTACCGCCACCAACGAATACATCAACCATCATGGTCTTGGGATTTTTGAAATTAACGTCAGCTTTAAAATTGTGGAGGGCGGACGTCTTTCCCCCATTACCAATCAAAAATATAAGCCTATGGATTCCCTGGTCGGCTATGATATGCAAAAAAAGGAGCTCATTGCCAATACTGCCTCCTTTATAAACAATTATACTGGTCTGAATGTATTGCTCCAGGGCGATATGGGCACCGGAAAATCGACCATGGTCAAAGCTCTGCTGGATACCTTTAAGGATACCAAGCTCAAAATGGTCGAAATAAAAAAAGACCAGCTGGAGTATATCCCCTCGGTCATCGAATACGTTAAAAAGCGGCCCTACCCCTTCATTCTTTTTATCGACGACCTCTCCTTTGACGAGGACGACGCCGACTATAAAATTTTCAAAAATGTTATGGAGGGCTCCCTCGAGGAAAACCCACAGAATGTGCTGATTTATGCAACCTCCAACAAACGCCACCTGGTAACTGAGACCATGTCCGAGCGCGATAACGCAGTCCATACCAAAGATGTCATGGAAGAAAAGCTTTCACTTTCCAGCCGTTTCGGCCTGGTGCTCACCTTTGAGGTTCCCAATCAGAAGGGGTATCTCTCCATGGTTCTGGAACTCGCAAAGGAAGCGGGCATCGACATGCCCACCGCGAGAATTGAGTCTCTGGCCATTCAGTGGGAGCTGCGTCACCTTAACCGCTCCGGGCGTACAGCTGAGCAGTTCATAGACTATTTAAAAATAAATCCCTTTACAGAAGATTAG
- a CDS encoding putative DNA modification/repair radical SAM protein, whose translation MELLDKLKILTDAAKFDVACTSSGVKRNGKKGALGNTVADGICHSFATDGRCISLLKVLMTNVCVYDCKYCVNRVSQDVERAAFTPRELADLTIGFYRRNYIEGLFLSSSVIKNPDYTCERMLETLALLRGNEYNFNGYIHVKAIPGADPRLLTQLGYLADRMSINIELPSEEGLKRLAPDKTKTSIFKPMGMITDKIEENSYDVVKYRHTPKFVPAGQSTQMIIGATPDTDYKILNLTEGLYQKYSLKRVFFSAYVPVSENKLLPALNTKPPLLREHRLYQADWLLRFYGFHAAELLDAEHPNFNPLVDPKCSWALAHLDQFPIEVNTASREMLLRVPGIGVKSTMRIIQARRMGRLDFEGLRKIGVVLKRAQYFILCSGKMVEGLKVTPDGVLRALISEQGQRDLIERKYEQLSFFDKDQSPVLHREVLKCLTQ comes from the coding sequence ATGGAACTGTTGGACAAATTGAAAATTCTAACCGATGCTGCAAAATTTGATGTAGCCTGTACCTCCAGCGGGGTAAAACGGAATGGAAAGAAGGGTGCTCTGGGAAATACGGTAGCGGATGGCATCTGCCATAGCTTTGCAACGGATGGCCGCTGCATTTCCCTTTTGAAGGTGCTGATGACGAATGTATGTGTCTATGACTGCAAGTACTGTGTGAACAGGGTTTCTCAGGATGTTGAGCGCGCTGCCTTTACCCCCAGGGAGCTGGCAGATCTGACCATTGGCTTTTACCGGCGAAATTATATCGAAGGCCTTTTTCTTAGCTCATCGGTTATTAAAAACCCCGACTATACCTGCGAAAGGATGCTTGAAACTCTGGCGCTTTTGAGAGGGAATGAATACAATTTTAATGGGTACATTCACGTAAAAGCCATCCCAGGAGCCGATCCAAGGCTTTTGACACAGCTGGGCTATCTGGCAGACAGGATGAGCATTAACATTGAGCTTCCGTCAGAGGAGGGCCTTAAAAGACTGGCGCCGGATAAAACAAAGACTTCCATTTTTAAGCCCATGGGGATGATTACAGATAAAATCGAAGAAAACAGCTACGACGTGGTCAAATACCGTCATACCCCTAAATTTGTTCCAGCCGGTCAGAGCACACAGATGATCATCGGTGCAACCCCGGACACAGACTACAAAATATTAAATCTGACGGAAGGTCTTTACCAGAAATATTCGCTTAAGCGTGTGTTTTTTTCTGCTTATGTGCCTGTGTCAGAGAATAAGCTGCTGCCAGCCCTGAATACAAAGCCGCCGCTTTTGCGGGAGCATCGGCTGTACCAGGCAGATTGGCTGCTTCGGTTTTATGGCTTTCACGCGGCCGAGCTGCTGGATGCCGAGCATCCAAATTTTAATCCTCTGGTTGATCCGAAATGTAGCTGGGCACTGGCACATCTGGATCAGTTTCCCATTGAAGTGAACACCGCTTCCAGAGAAATGCTTCTGAGGGTGCCAGGCATTGGGGTTAAAAGTACCATGCGCATTATTCAGGCGCGGCGGATGGGCAGGCTGGATTTTGAAGGGCTGCGTAAAATCGGCGTGGTTTTGAAACGGGCGCAGTATTTTATTCTGTGCAGCGGGAAAATGGTCGAGGGGCTTAAGGTAACGCCGGACGGTGTGCTGAGAGCGCTGATTTCAGAGCAGGGACAGCGTGATTTAATTGAGCGAAAATATGAGCAGCTTTCCTTTTTTGACAAGGATCAGTCGCCTGTATTGCACAGGGAGGTTTTAAAATGTCTGACACAATGA
- a CDS encoding M23 family metallopeptidase → MKTSKFGDKLNSVEEKINAKLDKFNDKIGKRIFTARASALVVTAFMVCAGTGIAHAQTTAYEVLYNGQSIGYVKDQSTFDSALGELQQKLSKEYGNENVIIADDIKLKPARTMGEKLDVDQCAETIYNAGVDVKLKGAAIMIDGKAAIQTDSKETAEKAVNDFKQQYSQVEGATVLSSELKQNVTIDEQNVEVPNARNYDATMSYLKEGNEITAQTTVQPGETDGNLIAANRGTTVDRLAAMNADKDLNALKEGDVLNTTQKAPVLTVVTVVEKQYQEEIPFETEEQPTDELMTGEEEEVQKGENGQKDVDAVFTYENGQEVGKEVKSENTTKEPVKAVKRVGTKEAASAPVFRGSISGSGQFLIPTSGLVGEIGRPGGGSSNHSNGCAVDILNSYGTPVYASAAGTVTRASSFGGYGNCIEIQHEGGYSTLYGHLSSIDVSVGQTVGQGEYIGGTGSTGSSTANHLHFEVKVGGVAQLIQDYIPVSSGAYV, encoded by the coding sequence TTGAAAACCTCAAAATTCGGAGACAAGCTGAATTCTGTTGAAGAAAAGATTAACGCAAAGCTGGACAAATTTAATGATAAAATTGGAAAGCGGATTTTCACTGCCAGAGCGTCTGCCCTTGTGGTAACAGCCTTTATGGTCTGTGCCGGAACGGGAATCGCCCATGCTCAGACAACAGCTTACGAGGTGTTGTATAATGGGCAGAGCATTGGATATGTTAAGGATCAGAGTACCTTTGACAGTGCCCTTGGAGAGCTGCAGCAGAAGCTTTCAAAGGAATATGGTAATGAGAATGTTATTATAGCGGATGATATCAAGCTTAAGCCAGCCCGCACAATGGGAGAAAAACTTGATGTGGATCAGTGTGCTGAAACCATTTATAATGCCGGAGTTGATGTTAAGCTCAAGGGGGCTGCCATTATGATTGATGGAAAGGCGGCCATTCAGACCGACTCCAAAGAGACGGCAGAAAAGGCGGTGAACGATTTTAAACAGCAGTATTCCCAGGTAGAGGGGGCGACAGTTTTGAGCTCAGAGCTTAAGCAGAACGTCACCATTGATGAACAAAATGTGGAAGTGCCTAACGCCAGGAATTATGACGCTACCATGTCATACCTGAAAGAAGGAAATGAGATTACCGCTCAGACCACCGTTCAGCCGGGAGAAACCGATGGAAATCTTATCGCAGCCAATCGTGGAACAACCGTTGACCGTCTGGCAGCCATGAATGCTGATAAAGATCTGAACGCTTTGAAGGAAGGCGACGTCCTGAATACAACTCAGAAAGCGCCAGTACTGACAGTGGTTACCGTTGTCGAAAAGCAGTATCAGGAAGAAATCCCCTTCGAGACAGAGGAACAGCCTACTGATGAGCTGATGACTGGCGAAGAGGAAGAAGTACAAAAGGGCGAAAATGGACAGAAAGATGTCGATGCTGTTTTCACCTATGAAAACGGCCAGGAGGTCGGCAAGGAAGTTAAATCAGAAAATACCACCAAGGAACCGGTTAAGGCAGTTAAGCGTGTAGGAACAAAGGAAGCAGCATCTGCACCTGTATTCAGAGGCTCTATCAGCGGCAGCGGACAGTTCCTGATACCAACCAGCGGCCTTGTGGGTGAAATAGGACGTCCGGGCGGCGGATCAAGCAACCACTCCAATGGCTGCGCTGTGGATATTTTGAACAGCTATGGCACCCCGGTTTACGCATCAGCGGCCGGAACAGTAACACGCGCGTCAAGCTTTGGCGGCTATGGAAACTGCATTGAAATTCAGCATGAAGGCGGCTACTCGACATTGTACGGCCACCTGAGCAGCATTGATGTCAGTGTTGGCCAGACTGTTGGTCAGGGTGAATATATTGGAGGAACTGGTTCTACCGGATCTTCAACGGCCAACCATCTTCATTTTGAAGTGAAGGTTGGCGGCGTTGCCCAGCTTATTCAGGATTATATTCCTGTTTCGTCTGGCGCTTATGTTTAA